One Acetobacterium sp. KB-1 DNA segment encodes these proteins:
- the ybaK gene encoding Cys-tRNA(Pro) deacylase: MAKQKDIKTNAMRILDKLKIDYTHQSYQCNEFVDGLQTADLLDLPYEQVYKTLVTEGKSKRYFVFVIPIDKELDMKKAAKAVGEKSVAMIHLKDLTAITGYVRGGCTAIGMKKQFKTVINDTAKELDKIYISGGKVGLQLKLSPSDFCRAAQAVYQNITMDNANH; the protein is encoded by the coding sequence TTGGCTAAACAGAAAGATATTAAAACCAATGCGATGCGCATTTTGGATAAATTAAAAATTGATTATACCCATCAAAGTTATCAATGCAATGAGTTTGTGGATGGCCTGCAGACTGCGGACCTGTTAGATTTGCCTTATGAACAGGTCTATAAGACCCTGGTGACCGAAGGAAAGAGCAAGCGTTATTTTGTCTTTGTCATCCCCATCGACAAGGAACTGGACATGAAAAAAGCCGCCAAAGCGGTTGGCGAAAAGTCGGTAGCGATGATTCATCTAAAAGATCTGACTGCGATCACCGGCTATGTCCGAGGTGGTTGTACTGCCATTGGCATGAAAAAACAGTTTAAAACCGTCATCAACGACACCGCCAAAGAGCTAGATAAAATCTACATCAGCGGCGGTAAAGTTGGGCTGCAGCTAAAACTAAGTCCAAGTGATTTCTGTCGGGCGGCCCAGGCCGTTTATCAAAACATCACGATGGATAATGCCAATCATTAA
- a CDS encoding TspO/MBR family protein, protein MNKRMKAGIGLILLIGTLIINSLGAFGFFNGLTQKDVSDQYATLITPAPFTFSIWSVIYILLVAAAVVTIIKSKEPYYEKTIDGISYLFWFSSILNMLWIICFSFTFIGLSVIVILAFSITLSLILKEITKIQTGNHWLIPAAFGMYTGWLLIASVVNTAAWLVKIQWQGFGILPEYWGIIMIMVAVALTVVVTLTTTNALIPIPVAWGYFGIYQSLMAMNGGQGTHQFLAISTLVGMVCLVVMAGIQFYSNRYRVMPEVP, encoded by the coding sequence ATGAATAAGAGAATGAAAGCAGGGATTGGTTTAATCCTGTTAATAGGTACTTTAATTATTAATAGTCTGGGTGCTTTCGGATTTTTTAATGGATTAACACAAAAAGATGTTTCAGATCAATACGCAACGTTGATTACCCCGGCACCATTTACGTTTAGTATCTGGAGTGTCATTTATATATTGTTGGTTGCAGCTGCGGTAGTAACGATCATCAAGAGTAAGGAACCCTACTATGAAAAAACAATCGATGGTATCAGTTATCTATTTTGGTTTTCAAGTATTTTAAATATGCTCTGGATCATTTGCTTTTCTTTTACCTTTATTGGACTATCAGTAATTGTGATTTTAGCTTTTTCCATTACACTGAGCCTGATTCTCAAAGAGATAACAAAAATTCAAACGGGTAATCATTGGCTCATACCAGCAGCTTTTGGCATGTATACCGGATGGCTTCTGATTGCAAGCGTCGTCAATACAGCAGCCTGGCTGGTGAAGATCCAGTGGCAAGGCTTTGGCATTTTACCTGAATATTGGGGAATCATAATGATCATGGTTGCGGTAGCGTTGACGGTGGTGGTTACACTAACCACCACAAATGCACTCATTCCAATTCCCGTGGCATGGGGTTATTTCGGAATTTATCAGTCATTAATGGCGATGAACGGGGGGCAGGGAACGCATCAATTCCTGGCGATATCAACCCTGGTGGGAATGGTTTGTCTGGTTGTGATGGCAGGGATTCAGTTTTATTCGAATCGTTATCGAGTGATGCCGGAAGTGCCCTGA
- the malQ gene encoding 4-alpha-glucanotransferase, with product MSLKSRSSGVLMPVSALPGDYGIGTLGQEARSFIDRLQAMGCTYWQILPVGPVDACFSPYKSTSAFAGNPFLIDLELLSDWGLLTANELSASRSADPPYSIYYPNLIRNRQTVFKLAYTRLSDQLKKDIQDYSDANQDWLPDFSLYTVLSQHFLEEDWTKWNNQDLVRRTPDALALARHRYHEEISFQSFLQYAYDRQWSTLKTYANTRGIQIIGDMPIYVAHTSADVWCHPELFLLDKRGCPTEVAGVPPDYFCKDGQLWGNPLYRWDVMKKNHYAWWMLRIKKALTNFDKVRIDHFRGFSAYWSVPAREKTARNGRWVPGPAMDFFSQLKMSFPNPGIIAEDLGLQDHDLVKLLDDTGFPGMRIMEFAFIDDDNNIHLPHNYTTNTVAYSGTHDNNTLLGTFFDYFPKNRQYAFDYCGYTDAWENQWQIGGHHSPSCRAFIRTLFQSAANLVILPIQDVCGYGSDTRMNEPGTIKNNWVFRMTREGLSLIDVDWYSHLNLLYHR from the coding sequence ATGTCATTAAAATCGCGTTCCAGCGGTGTTCTGATGCCAGTTTCGGCCTTACCCGGCGACTACGGCATCGGAACTCTGGGGCAAGAGGCCCGCAGCTTTATCGACCGCCTCCAGGCAATGGGCTGTACCTATTGGCAAATTCTGCCGGTCGGTCCTGTGGACGCCTGTTTCTCGCCTTATAAAAGCACCTCGGCTTTTGCCGGAAATCCCTTTTTGATCGATTTGGAGCTTTTATCGGATTGGGGTTTATTAACCGCGAATGAGCTGAGCGCTAGCCGCTCTGCCGACCCGCCCTATTCTATTTATTATCCCAACCTCATTCGCAACCGTCAAACTGTCTTCAAACTTGCCTATACACGATTATCTGACCAATTAAAAAAAGACATCCAAGACTACAGTGATGCCAATCAAGACTGGCTTCCAGATTTTTCTCTGTACACGGTTCTTTCCCAGCATTTCTTAGAAGAAGACTGGACCAAGTGGAATAATCAGGATCTGGTCAGACGCACGCCCGACGCCCTTGCTTTGGCCCGACATCGCTATCATGAAGAAATCAGTTTTCAAAGCTTTCTGCAATATGCTTATGACCGACAATGGTCGACACTTAAGACCTACGCCAATACCAGGGGTATCCAAATCATCGGGGACATGCCGATTTATGTCGCCCATACCAGTGCTGATGTATGGTGTCATCCTGAACTTTTTCTCCTCGATAAAAGGGGCTGTCCCACTGAAGTCGCTGGCGTCCCACCGGACTATTTTTGCAAAGACGGTCAGCTTTGGGGCAATCCATTGTATCGCTGGGATGTGATGAAAAAAAACCACTATGCCTGGTGGATGCTACGGATAAAAAAAGCGCTAACTAACTTTGACAAGGTCCGAATTGATCACTTTCGCGGCTTTTCTGCTTATTGGTCGGTACCAGCACGTGAAAAAACAGCCCGAAATGGTCGTTGGGTTCCCGGCCCAGCGATGGATTTTTTCAGTCAGCTGAAGATGTCCTTTCCCAATCCCGGAATTATTGCCGAGGACCTTGGTTTGCAGGACCATGACCTGGTCAAGCTGTTAGATGATACCGGATTTCCCGGCATGCGAATTATGGAGTTTGCTTTTATTGATGACGATAATAATATCCATCTACCGCACAATTATACCACTAATACGGTTGCCTACTCAGGTACCCATGATAACAATACCCTGCTGGGCACATTTTTTGACTATTTTCCAAAAAACCGGCAATATGCCTTTGATTATTGTGGTTATACCGACGCCTGGGAAAATCAATGGCAGATCGGCGGCCACCACAGCCCTTCCTGTCGAGCCTTTATTCGCACGCTTTTTCAGAGCGCCGCTAATTTAGTGATCCTGCCGATTCAAGATGTGTGTGGATATGGTAGTGATACCCGGATGAACGAACCCGGAACAATAAAAAACAACTGGGTTTTCCGGATGACCCGAGAGGGTCTATCTTTGATTGATGTGGACTGGTACTCACATTTAAATTTGCTTTATCATCGATAA
- the rlmH gene encoding 23S rRNA (pseudouridine(1915)-N(3))-methyltransferase RlmH, translated as MNIRIIAVGKIKEKFLTLAILEYAKRLNGYCRLEIIEVKDEKIPENASEAQRRKAVEIESSRILSYLKDEEILATLEIQADQLDSLSFAKKIENFGIQGKSQITFVIGGSIGLSPAITNRSQWKCSFSKMTFPHQLFRVMLLEQIYRSFKIIRGETYHK; from the coding sequence ATGAATATTCGTATTATTGCTGTTGGAAAAATTAAAGAAAAATTCTTAACCCTGGCCATCTTGGAATATGCAAAGCGTTTGAATGGCTATTGCCGTCTGGAAATCATCGAAGTTAAAGATGAAAAAATTCCGGAAAATGCCAGTGAAGCGCAGAGGCGAAAGGCGGTGGAAATAGAGAGTAGCCGAATTCTTTCCTATTTAAAGGACGAGGAAATTCTGGCCACCCTGGAAATACAGGCCGATCAACTCGATTCGTTATCTTTTGCTAAAAAAATTGAAAACTTTGGGATCCAGGGAAAAAGTCAAATCACCTTTGTTATCGGAGGGTCTATCGGACTTTCCCCGGCGATCACCAATCGCTCACAATGGAAATGCTCTTTTTCCAAAATGACCTTTCCCCATCAGTTGTTTCGGGTGATGCTTCTGGAACAGATTTACCGCTCATTTAAAATAATCCGTGGGGAAACCTATCATAAATAA
- a CDS encoding FeoA family protein, which translates to MLLSMATPGEKNSIKKITGKDTTHQFLARLGFVEGADVTIISELSGNIILNIKDTRVAIDKSMANRIII; encoded by the coding sequence ATGTTACTATCAATGGCGACACCCGGAGAAAAAAACTCCATTAAGAAAATCACCGGCAAGGATACAACGCATCAATTTTTAGCGCGTCTCGGTTTTGTGGAGGGAGCTGACGTTACTATTATATCAGAACTTTCTGGCAATATTATTTTAAATATCAAAGATACTCGGGTTGCCATTGATAAGAGCATGGCCAACCGGATCATCATTTAA
- the feoB gene encoding ferrous iron transport protein B, producing MNLKIALVGNPNCGKTTMFNALTGSSQYVGNWPGVTVEKKSGKLKNHSDVEIVDLPGIYSLSPYTLEEVISRNYLLNEKPDAIINIVDSSNIERNLYLTTQLLEMGIPMILALNMTDIIRKKGDIINLKALAKRLGCEVIETSAVKSEGCVEVAQKAIALAKAKQKPTPLQLFSTEVSETLKQIESTILESKPVEHADFYAIKLFERDEKAIEQLNLPDSALKKITALTEACEESMDDDSESIITFERYQAIGRIVSDTIKKKASTGMTTSDKIDRIVTNRFLALPIFAGIMFLMYYVSVSTVGAWATDWTNDVLFGEIIPPGVEGFLLSIGTADWLNSLILDGIIGGVGAVLGFVPQMFVLFLFLAILEDCGYMARVAFIMDRVFRKFGLSGKSFIPLLIGTGCSVPGIMASRTIENERDRKMTIMTTSFIPCSAKLPIIALIAGALFPGSVWVAPSAYFIGVAAIIISGIILKKTRGFSGDPAPFIMELPIYHVPGVKGVLIHMWERGKSFIKKAGTVIFVASIAIWFLSSFNWTLEMVDTGDSILASIGMIIAPIFTPLGFGSWEFTVATITGLIAKETVVSTFGVLFGFAEVAEDGAELWPMLQLSLSQLAAFSFLIFNLLCAPCFAAIGAIHREMGNAKWTLIAVGYQTVFAYVISLIVYQVGLFFTGNGFGFGTIVAILMIAVLLYLLFKKPAMQKKQGQPLTAVKEV from the coding sequence ATGAATCTAAAAATAGCATTAGTTGGAAACCCCAACTGCGGTAAAACAACCATGTTTAATGCCCTCACCGGAAGTTCCCAGTATGTCGGAAACTGGCCAGGAGTGACCGTAGAAAAGAAGTCCGGAAAGCTTAAAAACCACAGCGATGTCGAAATCGTTGATTTACCGGGAATTTACTCCCTGTCCCCCTATACGCTGGAAGAAGTTATTTCCAGAAATTATTTACTCAATGAAAAACCTGATGCCATTATCAATATTGTTGACAGCAGCAATATTGAGCGTAATTTATACTTGACCACCCAACTACTGGAAATGGGAATCCCTATGATTCTAGCCTTGAATATGACCGACATCATCCGAAAAAAAGGGGACATTATCAATCTTAAAGCCCTCGCTAAGCGGTTGGGCTGTGAGGTCATCGAGACTTCTGCTGTTAAAAGCGAAGGATGTGTCGAAGTTGCGCAAAAAGCCATCGCCCTTGCCAAAGCAAAGCAAAAGCCAACACCACTTCAGCTCTTTTCGACCGAGGTTTCAGAAACGCTTAAGCAGATTGAATCTACAATCCTTGAGAGCAAGCCGGTGGAGCACGCCGATTTCTATGCAATCAAGCTCTTTGAACGGGATGAGAAAGCGATTGAACAACTAAACCTGCCGGATTCTGCGCTTAAAAAGATAACCGCCCTCACTGAAGCGTGTGAAGAAAGCATGGACGACGATAGTGAGAGCATCATTACCTTTGAACGTTATCAGGCCATTGGTCGGATTGTTTCAGACACAATAAAGAAGAAAGCCAGCACTGGCATGACCACCTCTGACAAGATTGATCGGATCGTCACAAATCGGTTCCTTGCCCTTCCCATTTTTGCCGGAATTATGTTTCTGATGTATTATGTCTCCGTCTCGACAGTTGGTGCCTGGGCTACCGATTGGACCAATGATGTTCTTTTCGGTGAAATCATTCCTCCGGGAGTTGAAGGCTTTCTTTTGTCAATTGGCACTGCGGATTGGTTAAACTCCCTTATTCTTGATGGCATTATTGGCGGGGTTGGTGCCGTCCTTGGATTTGTACCGCAAATGTTTGTTCTTTTTCTTTTTCTTGCTATTCTGGAAGATTGTGGTTACATGGCCCGAGTCGCCTTTATTATGGATCGGGTTTTTCGAAAATTCGGACTTTCCGGAAAATCGTTTATTCCATTACTCATTGGCACTGGCTGCAGTGTTCCTGGTATCATGGCCTCACGAACCATTGAGAACGAACGGGATCGCAAGATGACGATTATGACCACCTCTTTTATTCCCTGTTCAGCAAAATTACCCATTATTGCCCTAATCGCTGGTGCGCTCTTCCCTGGATCAGTATGGGTTGCACCATCAGCTTATTTTATCGGTGTTGCAGCAATTATTATCTCTGGTATCATTTTAAAGAAAACCCGTGGATTCTCCGGCGATCCCGCTCCCTTTATTATGGAGTTGCCGATTTACCATGTTCCGGGCGTTAAAGGTGTTTTGATTCATATGTGGGAACGCGGCAAATCCTTTATCAAAAAAGCCGGAACTGTTATTTTTGTCGCCAGTATCGCAATCTGGTTTCTCAGTTCATTTAACTGGACACTGGAAATGGTGGATACCGGAGACTCCATCCTCGCTTCCATTGGCATGATCATCGCTCCGATCTTTACACCGCTTGGGTTTGGCAGTTGGGAATTCACAGTCGCAACCATTACCGGCCTGATTGCCAAGGAAACTGTCGTTAGTACCTTTGGTGTATTATTTGGCTTTGCCGAAGTTGCTGAAGATGGTGCCGAGCTCTGGCCAATGCTGCAATTGTCCCTCAGCCAGCTAGCCGCCTTTTCTTTCCTGATCTTTAATCTGCTTTGTGCACCTTGTTTTGCTGCCATTGGCGCCATCCATCGTGAAATGGGAAATGCCAAATGGACGTTGATCGCCGTCGGCTATCAAACTGTATTTGCTTATGTGATTTCTCTGATTGTATATCAAGTCGGTTTATTTTTCACTGGTAACGGCTTTGGTTTTGGTACCATTGTCGCAATTTTAATGATTGCCGTGCTTCTTTATCTGCTTTTTAAAAAACCGGCAATGCAAAAAAAACAGGGACAACCACTTACCGCCGTTAAAGAGGTTTGA
- the ahpC gene encoding alkyl hydroperoxide reductase subunit C, with the protein MSLIGKEVADFTVQAFAENEFKEVKKEDILGKWSVFFFYPADFTFVCPTELEDLANKYEEFKKIGCEIYSVSCDTHFVHKAWHDASKTIQKIKYPMLADPTGVIARDFDVMIEEVGLAERGSFIINPEGKIVAYEVLAGNVGRNADELFRRVQASQFVAEHGDQVCPAKWKPGAETLKPSLDLVGLI; encoded by the coding sequence ATGTCATTAATCGGAAAAGAAGTTGCGGATTTTACTGTTCAAGCCTTTGCGGAAAATGAATTCAAAGAAGTGAAGAAAGAAGATATCTTAGGAAAATGGTCGGTCTTCTTTTTCTATCCAGCTGATTTTACCTTTGTTTGCCCTACCGAGCTCGAAGATTTAGCCAACAAATATGAAGAATTCAAAAAAATCGGATGCGAAATCTATTCGGTTTCCTGCGACACGCATTTTGTTCATAAAGCATGGCATGACGCATCAAAAACCATTCAAAAAATCAAGTACCCGATGTTAGCTGATCCAACCGGTGTGATTGCCCGAGATTTTGATGTGATGATCGAAGAAGTTGGGCTGGCTGAGCGCGGGAGCTTTATTATTAATCCCGAAGGAAAAATTGTCGCCTATGAAGTACTTGCAGGCAATGTTGGTCGAAATGCCGATGAACTATTTAGACGTGTACAAGCCTCACAATTTGTGGCCGAGCACGGCGACCAGGTTTGCCCGGCAAAATGGAAACCAGGAGCAGAAACCTTAAAGCCAAGTCTTGATCTGGTAGGTTTAATCTAG
- the hslO gene encoding Hsp33 family molecular chaperone HslO — MPDYVLKATAGNGQIRVFAATTGGLAETARKLHQTSPVVTKALGRLLTAGSLMGSMMKNADELITLKIAGDGPISGLLVTADAKGNVKGYPYVNDLLDTLEASMPVSEAIGEGTLNILKDIGLKEPYVGYSPLVSGELAEDLTYYYAQSEQIPTSVSLGVLLNDDGTVRQAGGFIIQLMPNTDDEVIDALEVALSDTPSLTKLLDEGKTLEAIMDDLFKDLSLKISKTEITRFICDCSRQRITKALTSIGKNDLIEMISDQEDIEVNCDFCKEKYSFSPEDLQSILDHRTDSKEQEG, encoded by the coding sequence ATGCCGGACTATGTATTAAAAGCCACCGCAGGAAACGGACAGATTCGGGTCTTTGCGGCAACAACAGGGGGGCTCGCCGAAACAGCCCGGAAACTTCACCAAACCAGCCCAGTGGTTACAAAGGCGCTGGGCCGATTGCTCACCGCTGGTTCTCTGATGGGTTCGATGATGAAAAATGCCGATGAACTGATCACCTTAAAAATCGCCGGCGATGGCCCCATAAGCGGCTTACTGGTGACTGCCGATGCTAAAGGCAATGTGAAGGGTTATCCCTATGTCAACGACCTTTTAGATACCCTTGAAGCGTCCATGCCTGTATCCGAAGCTATTGGCGAAGGCACCTTGAACATTTTAAAAGATATCGGCCTCAAAGAGCCCTATGTTGGTTATTCGCCGCTGGTCAGTGGTGAGCTTGCCGAAGATCTAACCTATTACTATGCTCAATCTGAACAGATTCCCACCTCGGTTTCTTTAGGTGTTTTATTAAACGACGATGGCACCGTCCGGCAAGCGGGTGGATTTATTATTCAATTAATGCCAAACACTGATGATGAGGTCATCGATGCCCTCGAAGTGGCTCTGTCTGATACACCATCCTTGACCAAACTTCTGGATGAAGGAAAAACGCTGGAAGCCATCATGGACGATTTATTTAAAGACCTTAGTTTAAAGATTTCTAAAACTGAGATTACCCGTTTTATCTGCGATTGTTCCCGTCAACGGATCACCAAAGCGCTGACATCCATTGGAAAGAACGATCTTATCGAGATGATCTCCGACCAGGAGGATATTGAAGTCAATTGTGATTTCTGTAAAGAAAAATATTCCTTCTCCCCGGAAGATCTACAGTCCATCTTGGATCATCGTACTGATTCTAAAGAACAAGAGGGATAA
- a CDS encoding FeoA domain-containing protein, with the protein MKTLKSVKCGESTTVVKLHGQGPIKRRIMDMGITKGVNIFVRKVAPLGDPIEITVLGYELSIRKRDAELIEVI; encoded by the coding sequence ATGAAAACACTAAAATCAGTGAAGTGTGGTGAGTCTACCACAGTGGTCAAACTACATGGTCAAGGACCGATTAAGCGTCGAATCATGGACATGGGTATTACAAAAGGAGTTAATATCTTCGTTCGCAAGGTTGCTCCACTGGGAGATCCCATCGAAATAACTGTACTGGGTTATGAATTGAGTATTCGAAAACGTGATGCCGAATTAATTGAGGTCATCTAA